Proteins co-encoded in one Cyprinus carpio isolate SPL01 chromosome B5, ASM1834038v1, whole genome shotgun sequence genomic window:
- the LOC109108305 gene encoding methylcytosine dioxygenase TET3-like isoform X2, with the protein MHKMKGGPGPPVQDIYEFSLDEEDPKVFLGARSARVVSPVADYIKSEHEQAGMFSLPQMEADQEPMEAVVPLKKKRKRCGICGPCMKKENCGTCSNCLNRKIGHQICKLRKCDELKRRKSPWETVSVVGSVDGPRGRGQMEIGSHDRLDEGVLNQELSNGLSKHAANEENSCDEEVRSVAREQHQHNYHEGAGCISQTSGWVPEHAGKSNPESQQGAWSGQNASTPVNDVDMEDARTLVAFSASVGSLPPFTNRQACQTPIAQLYERFNQEMSNGGEEARQKGVDGEMYPPEDLNTLQAALSKARHGHKPPNCDCDGPDCPDYLEWLEKQIKLVVNSQDKGSCKISGALPQPHTHHRHAQSQPQQCGGNPSCVQDTNPHPHVNQPSVPRPFGPPAPIPCSPSVLSIARERNVSLQTAIAIEALTQLSATDPQTVVSPGASSPANHHQHLPTSYPQSMPQVVSSSPGPLLSSSAMPQSIPLGHYPQKELSWDQQRPQSQGEAPAPNILSSPSHYASTYPSSKSPFASIHPSTPNLRPQQWNPGTGGSCEKSSPRNPWMTVNTDSQPRFVNPSQDGSDPVSELKQLLESTGAKYTYSAFKFPLPHPSMQDGRKGSFTGMPHIKQEVDAKEYLGSGCTVMGQEGLVNGQLQFQGQQFSPTIRHSTQAALQQHLHHKRNLFSNSPAFNPLAPMAGQNLRKWWPQTMPEGPVTIKQEHKEPKKKKSAQSSPLLKHPVGGLFGPLGTPLPKPKQIVIKKHKQKASQPSFLPQNQIIVSKPPLVSPGCATFLSQLAPSLLGMEAGLPPSQVAESHPAPAQSQESILNSSSAPISENALSSFTPVSVPAPSTLKVTACSGPAGLNDSIPTTSITPQTSTTQQTPSLTGLSNLDPKFEELIRQFEEEFGDTISSSSAAETPENGPAQPAVTESQPNSGQTRPESPSPKQPNNCPPFPTNDSEPMDEGQKDVAERLNEKTPWPSEELCTIKQESEECEVDVKPSGQPLSEAQDVFLEQQHPFITPFSPPAKRIKIESSGGVTVVSTTACLSGDRERADLNTPTKDIFPSSPSLNGFLESPLRYLDTPTKNLLDTPGKDTQPEFPTCDCLDQVLEKDEGPYYNHLGSGRDIASVRQLMEERYGEKGEAIRIEKVVYTGREGKSSQGCPIAKWVIRRSSEKEKLLCVVKQRPGHHCANTVIVVVILCWEGVPRALGDKLYKEITETLIKYGNPTSRRCGLNDDRTCACQGKDSETCGASFSFGCSWSMYFNGCKYARSKTPRKFRLHGEHPEEEDNLRDNFQNLATHVAPVYKKLAPQAYSNQCLNEKIASDCRLGLKEGRPFSGVTACMDFCAHAHKDQHNLHNGCTVVCTLTKEDNRRVGTLPEDEQLHVLPLYKISSTDEFGSEENQRLKMQTGAIQVLSNFRRQIRKLPEPAKSCRQRRLEAKKAASEKKNRKLQLAETPEKTVKMEMHHMESPHPQQGNKVIPKQEVKPTIKKEPVDRFQPFNGAIRGYPALGNGKTPSDPRSMNSSFSFPGNYARGHIPTNGQPPAQSPINGFHPNLQEIRYGYYNYPPSALFPPELLGYDNGAWPKAGEASAVPFDQKPDVQCLQAKLAQAYPSRPGQPLQQMADASIQGFPHPSEVSQSPVPPSRAPSLEQTHRSTPIIKQEPMDVPLYDGRSDGQALSCPSTPSTTPKPEGWPGHKPNGSLIPKGWDGNIRPGPTNSPFTPDKQRLYQQHEHPQYLQQQQWNSYSCPNTPMSSPSPSPSPSLKAGPSPSPSPHLSTPRQWGSPSPSPQPKAWGPYGPVCYGAGGIRQGSPAGAFPDKMLSQAGENCGSAPLGLQEKAWKSGGGLAAGNTPSPAPEGRLFPDALQKSDNQACWDSEAETQSERDPKEEDVWSDSEHNFLDPNIGGVAVAPTHGSILIECARRELHATTPLKKPDRSHPSRISLVFYQHKNLNQPCHGLALWESKMKLLAERARQRQQEAALLGLSQEEIKAYGKKRKWAAGSASPSPGQTKDKREGVVTRMAPTQHTTTMVTVSPYPSTHLTGPYSRFV; encoded by the exons ACTGTTTCTGTGGTGGGTTCAGTGGATGGCCCCAGAGGAAGAGGCCAGATGGAAATTGGGTCCCATGATCGCCTGGATGAAGGCGTGTTAAACCAGGAGCTGTCTAATGGGCTTAgcaaacatgcagcaaatgaagaAAATAGCTGTGATGAAGAAGTCAGAAGCGTGGCCAGGGAGCAACACCAGCACAACTACCACGAGGGAGCTGGATGTATTTCCCAGACATCAGGCTGGGTCCCTGAGCATGCTGGGAAGTCAAATCCTGAATCTCAGCAGGGTGCTTGgagtggccaaaatgccagtacACCAGTGAATGATGTGGATATGGAGGATGCACGAACCCTGGTGGCTTTTTCCGCTTCTGTTGGCTCACTGCCACCTTTCACCAACCGTCAAGCTTGTCAGACACCTATAGCTCAGCTGTACGAAAGGTTCAATCAGGAAATGTCTAATGGAGGTGAGGAGGCCAGACAGAAAGGTGTGGATGGTGAGATGTACCCCCCTGAAGATCTAAACACACTTCAGGCAGCACTGAGCAAGGCTCGTCATGGCCACAAGCCACCTAACTGTGATTGTGATGGCCCAGACTGCCCTGACTACCTGGAGTGGCTGGAGAAGCAAATCAAACTGGTGGTTAACTCCCAGGATAAAGGTTCCTGTAAGATTTCGGGTGCTCTTCCACAGCCACATACACACCATCGTCATGCCCAATCCCAGCCTCAACAATGTGGAGGTAACCCCTCATGTGTGCAAGACACAAATCCACATCCCCATGTTAACCAGCCCTCTGTTCCTAGACCCTTTGGCCCACCAGCACCTATTCCCTGCTCCCCGAGTGTTCTGTCCATAGCCAGGGAAAGAAATGTTAGCTTGCAAACAGCAATTGCAATTGAGGCTCTAACCCAGTTGTCTGCCACTGACCCACAAACTGTTGTTTCTCCAGGCGCATCTTCACCTGCAAATCACCATCAGCATCTGCCAACCTCCTACCCGCAGAGTATGCCACAAGTGGTCTCTTCATCACCTGGTCCTCTTTTGTCCTCCTCTGCTATGCCACAGTCCATCCCTCTGGGACATTATCCTCAAAAGGAGCTGTCATGGGATCAGCAGAGACCTCAGTCTCAGGGTGAGGCCCCTGCACCAAACATTTTATCTAGCCCATCTCACTATGCTTCCACATACCCATCCTCCAAGTCCCCATTTGCAAGTATACACCCATCGACCCCGAATCTCCGACCCCAGCAGTGGAACCCAGGTACAGGTGGAAGCTGCGAGAAAAGCTCCCCTCGGAACCCATGGATGACGGTGAACACTGATTCCCAGCCTCGTTTTGTTAACCCATCCCAAGACGGTAGCGACCCAGTGTCCGAGCTAAAGCAGCTCCTCGAAAGCACCGGCGCAAAGTATACCTACTCAGCCTTCAAGTTCCCACTCCCTCACCCCAGCATGCAGGATGGTCGCAAGGGCAGCTTTACTGGGATGCCTCACATCAAGCAGGAGGTGGATGCAAAGGAGTACCTGGGCTCAGGGTGTACCGTCATGGGCCAGGAGGGGTTGGTAAATGGCCAGCTGCAGTTCCAGGGCCAGCAGTTTTCCCCGACCATTAGGCACTCAACTCAGGCAGCACTACAGCAGCACCTTCATCATAAACGTAACCTCTTCTCTAATTCCCCTGCCTTCAATCCGTTAGCCCCCATGGCTGGTCAGAACCTTCGTAAGTGGTGGCCACAGACTATGCCAGAGGGTCCTGTAACCATCAAACAGGAGCACAAAgaacccaaaaagaaaaagagcgCTCAGAGTTCTCCTCTTCTCAAGCACCCAGTGGGTGGGCTTTTTGGTCCACTGGGCACACCTCTTCCAAAACCCAAACAGATTGTTATCAAGAAGCATAAACAGAAAGCTTCCCAACCATCTTTCCTCCCACAGAACCAGATTATAGTATCGAAACCTCCCCTCGTTTCCCCAGGATGTGCAACATTCTTATCTCAGCTTGCTCCATCTCTACTAGGCATGGAAGCTGGGCTTCCCCCATCTCAGGTGGCTGAGAGCCACCCAGCTCCAGCTCAATCTCAGGAATCCATTTTGAATAGCAGTAGTGCACCTATCTCTGAAAATGCTCTTTCTTCTTTTACCCCCGTGTCAGTCCCAGCACCATCCACCCTAAAGGTGACAGCTTGCTCAGGCCCAGCTGGGTTAAATGATAGCATCCCAACAACCAGTATCACACCTCAAACCTCTACAACACAGCAGACTCCTTCTCTGACTGGCCTCAGTAACCTAGATCCAAAATTCGAAGAGCTTATTCGTCAGTTTGAGGAGGAGTTTGGGGACACCATTTCCTCATCTTCTGCAGCAGAGACCCCAGAGAATGGCCCTGCTCAGCCAGCGGTGACCGAGTCACAACCAAACTCAGGACAAACCAGACCCGAGTCACCATCCCCAAAGCAGCCAAATAACTGCCCTCCTTTTCCCACAAATGATTCTGAGCCCATGGATGAAGGTCAAAAGGACGTAGCTGAAAGACTGAACGAAAAAACGCCATGGCCATCTGAGGAGCTCTGTACTATCAAACAGGAAAGTGAGGAATGTGAGGTCGACGTTAAACCTTCTGGGCAGCCCCTGTCTGAAGCTCAGGATGTATTTCTGGAGCAACAGCACCCCTTCATCACACCTTTCTCCCCTCCAGCTAAACGTATAAAGATTGAGTCATCTGGTGGCGTGACAGTGGTCTCCACAACTGCTTGTTTGTctggagacagagagagggcCGATTTGAATACTCCCACCAAGGATATCTTTCCCTCCTCCCCTTCACTTAATGGTTTTCTTGAGTCACCGTTGCGTTACTTGGACACTCCCACCAAGAACCTGCTGGATACACCTGGGAAAGATACCCAACCTGAGTTTCCCACCTGTGACTGCTTAG ATCAAGTCCTAGAAAAGGACGAGGGTCCATATTACAATCATTTGGGATCTGGGCGAGACATTGCTTCGGTCAGACAACTGATGGAAGAGAG GTATGGGGAGAAGGGCGAAGCCATTCGTATTGAGAAGGTGGTTTACACAGGGAGAGAAGGAAAGAGCTCTCAGGGATGTCCTATCGCTAAGTGG GTGATTCGTCGCAGCAGTGAGAAGGAGAAATTATTATGCGTTGTGAAGCAACGGCCTGGGCACCACTGTGCCAatactgttattgttgttgtcatcCTGTGCTGGGAAGGTGTTCCCCGTGCTCTAGGAGATAAACTCTACAAAGAAATAACAGAAACCCTCATCAAATATGGCAACCCCACCAGCCGTCGCTGTGGACTCAATGACGA TCGAACCTGTGCATGCCAAGGGAAGGACTCAGAAACCTGTGGAGCTTCCTTCTCTTTTGGCTGCTCCTGGAGCATGTACTTCAATGGATGCAAGTATGCTCGAAGCAAAACCCCTCGCAAATTCAGACTGCATGGAGAGCACCCCGAAGAG GAGGACAATCTCAGGGATAACTTCCAAAACTTGGCCACACATGTGGCCCCTGTGTATAAGAAGCTGGCTCCCCAGGCCTACAGTAACCAG tgTTTAAATGAGAAGATTGCTTCAGATTGTCGGTTGGGTTTGAAGGAAGGACGGCCGTTTTCAGGAGTCACTGCATGCATGGATTTCTGTGCCCATGCTCACAAAGACCAGCATAACCTCCACAATGGCTGCACTGTG GTGTGCACTCTCACGAAAGAGGACAATCGAAGGGTGGGCACACTCCCAGAAGACGAGCAGCTGCATGTGCTTCCGCTCTACAAGATCTCTTCAACCGATGAATTCGGAAGCGAGGAGAACCAGCGCCTCAAAATGCAGACAGGAGCCATCCAGGTGCTCAGTAACTTCCGTCGACAGATTAGAAAACTTCCAGAACCTGCTAAATCCTGCCGGCAGCGTCGGTTGGAGGCCAAAAAGGCTGCGTCGGAGAAGAAGAACAGGAAATTGCAACTTGCAGAAACCCCAGAGAAGACGGTCAAGATGGAGATGCACCACATGGAGTCACCCCACCCTCAGCAAGGCAATAAAG TAATTCCAAAACAGGAGGTGAAACCAACCATAAAAAAAGAGCCTGTCGACCGCTTCCAGCCCTTCAATGGAGCCATACGTGGCTACCCAGCACTAGGGAACGGCAAGACACCCTCTGATCCCCGCAGCATGAACAGTTCATTCTCATTCCCTGGTAACTATGCAAGAGGTCACATACCAACCAATGGCCAACCTCCTGCGCAGAGTCCCATCAATGGCTTTCACCCAAACCTCCAAGAAATACGCTATGGTTATTACAACTACCCTCCCAGTGCACTTTTTCCTCCTGAGCTCTTGGGATATGATAATGGAGCCTGGCCTAAAGCTGGAGAAGCCTCTGCTGTACCATTTGACCAGAAGCCAGATGTTCAGTGTCTCCAAGCCAAGCTGGCGCAGGCCTATCCCAGCCGCCCTGGGCAGCCACTGCAACAAATGGCTGATGCATCCATTCAAGGATTCCCACACCCTTCCGAGGTTTCCCAATCTCCTGTTCCACCCAGTCGTGCTCCATCCCTTGAGCAGACACACCGCTCTACGCCCATCATCAAGCAGGAGCCCATGGATGTGCCACTGTATGATGGCAGATCGGATGGGCAAGCTCTAAGCTGCCCCTCCACTCCCAGTACCACACCAAAACCTGAAGGCTGGCCTGGGCACAAACCAAACGGTAGCCTTATCCCTAAAGGCTGGGATGGAAATATCAGACCGGGTCCGACCAATTCGCCTTTCACTCCGGACAAGCAGAGGCTTTACCAGCAACATGAACACCCTCAGTATCTACAGCAGCAACAATGGAATTCCTATTCCTGCCCTAACACTCCAATGTCATCCCCTTCCCCATCTCCATCCCCATCCCTGAAAGCAGGTCCATCACCTTCACCTTCTCCACACCTGTCAACCCCAAGACAGTGGGGTAGCCCTTCCCCTAGTCCCCAACCTAAAGCATGGGGTCCTTACGGACCCGTATGTTACGGCGCTGGTGGCATAAGGCAAGGCAGTCCTGCTGGTGCTTTCCCTGATAAAATGCTCTCCCAAGCAGGTGAGAATTGTGGCTCTGCACCTTTGGGACTCCAGGAGAAAGCCTGGAAATCTGGTGGCGGATTGGCAGCAGGGAACACACCATCTCCAGCTCCTGAGGGACGCTTGTTTCCCGACGCGCTACAAAAGTCAGATAATCAGGCGTGTTGGGACAGCGAGGCAGAGACCCAGAGTGAACGTGACCCCAAGGAGGAAGACGTGTGGTCAGACAGCGAACACAACTTCTTGGATCCCAACATTGGTGGAGTAGCAGTGGCCCCCACTCACGGCTCAATCCTGATCGAATGCGCCCGGCGGGAGCTTCATGCCACCACGCCACTCAAAAAGCCTGACCGCTCACACCCGAGCCGCATATCCCTGGTCTTCTACCAGCACAAGAACCTGAACCAGCCCTGCCACGGTTTGGCTTTGTGGGAGTCCAAGATGAAACTCCTAGCCGAGCGAGCGCGACAGCGGCAACAAGAAGCAGCTCTTTTGGGTCTCTCACAGGAAGAGATTAAGGCCTACGGGAAAAAACGCAAGTGGGCGGCTGGATCGGCGAGCCCGTCCCCTGGGCAAACCAAGGACAAACGAGAGGGTGTGGTGACACGGATGGCGCCCACACAGCATACCACCACCATGGTCACAGTTTCACCCTACCCATCTACACACCTCACTGGTCCTTACAGTCGATTTGTGTGA